A genomic region of Paramormyrops kingsleyae isolate MSU_618 chromosome 19, PKINGS_0.4, whole genome shotgun sequence contains the following coding sequences:
- the dynlt1b gene encoding dynein light chain Tctex-type 1 isoform X1: protein MDDFQSGEETAFVVDEVSAIIKESVEGAIGGNAYQHSRVNQWTTNVVEQCLSQLTKLGKPFKYIVLLMDFWLAVTCVIMQKNGAGLQTASSCFWDNTTDGSCTVRWENKSMYCIVSVFGLAI from the exons ATGGACGACTTTCAGAGCGGAGAGGAG ACTGCCTTTGTCGTAGATGAAGTGAGCGCCATCATTAAGGAG TCAGTAGAGGGAGCCATAGGAGGCAATGCCTACCAGCACAGTAGGGTGAACCAGTGGACCACTAACGTGGTGGAGCAGTGTCTGAGTCAGCTCACCAAACTGGGAAAGCCCTTCAAATACATCG TTCTGCTTATGGATTTCTGGCTTGCAGTTACCTGTGTTATAATGCAGAAGAACGGGGCAGGTCTGCAGACTGCCAGCTCCTGTTTCTGGGACAACACCACTGATG GAAGCTGCACAGTGAGGTGGGAGAATAAGTCCATGTATTGCATTGTCAGCGTCTTCGGCCTGGCAATTTAA
- the dynlt1b gene encoding dynein light chain Tctex-type 1 isoform X2 has protein sequence MDDFQSGEETAFVVDEVSAIIKESVEGAIGGNAYQHSRVNQWTTNVVEQCLSQLTKLGKPFKYIVTCVIMQKNGAGLQTASSCFWDNTTDGSCTVRWENKSMYCIVSVFGLAI, from the exons ATGGACGACTTTCAGAGCGGAGAGGAG ACTGCCTTTGTCGTAGATGAAGTGAGCGCCATCATTAAGGAG TCAGTAGAGGGAGCCATAGGAGGCAATGCCTACCAGCACAGTAGGGTGAACCAGTGGACCACTAACGTGGTGGAGCAGTGTCTGAGTCAGCTCACCAAACTGGGAAAGCCCTTCAAATACATCG TTACCTGTGTTATAATGCAGAAGAACGGGGCAGGTCTGCAGACTGCCAGCTCCTGTTTCTGGGACAACACCACTGATG GAAGCTGCACAGTGAGGTGGGAGAATAAGTCCATGTATTGCATTGTCAGCGTCTTCGGCCTGGCAATTTAA
- the LOC111841336 gene encoding hormonally up-regulated neu tumor-associated kinase, translated as MPAATSTLPEGPAEDAAEPDGTVLGPAVLGRVPRDAVRTFPHTKRVGSYLIGRMINKGAFAKVMEGLHIGSGEKVAIKVIDKKKAKQDSYVLKNMKREPRIHQMVQHPHVAQLYETLETENSYYMAMELCMGGDLMDRICERKRLDEREARRYTRQVLCAVEHLHRHGIVHRDLKIENFLLDENNNIKIVDFGLSNTVKAEALALELLNTQCGSPAYAAPELLAHRKYGHKVDVWSVGVSTFAMLTGTLPFTVEPFNIKQLHQKMVSGDIGTFPTDISKAAVQFVLTLLEPDPDKRPSVKEAMQERWLQAGYGRRPLNAALYKNRLQPDELNPTVLNYMTECLGYSLSDVMHTLVNNRPSAIMATYCLLVKKLARRQKGVKSKKDAPSEKNKQSGRSRRAEQNRSSETVSQNPRKRTNNSAKEDAESHESSGPLLPLVCPSGGAITDNEIAITLENKESFLPEVSPFAEKELVCQRSPQAFVQEANNSRLRETSPCDALASGDLGRDVNCNVKPQKTQELSQDNPVDPSNWHAEDKLEKLQTSYLDKVTSPKTYQENKAHNQIVAHQETRFRDILQAADEKIPTVPWRYTSTTESPQTAPLPKLRHTALGDGITRKLTWVGVARHGHGGSPFLLNGSRPPVCPSSRQQTLIIKSLRHSKERGRGLAGPEVAGGGCVTTKCNAVQLKNSHRRVDLNLPALAPPFQVKPDKKPELLRMDF; from the exons ATGCCGGCAGCAACCTCGACTCTCCCGGAGGGTCCGGCGGAAGACGCGGCAGAGCCGGACGGGACGGTGTTGGGCCCGGCCGTCCTCGGCAGGGTGCCCCGGGATGCGGTGAGAACCTTCCCCCACACCAAACGTGTGGGGAGCTACCTGATTGGCAGAATGATCAACAAGGGAGCCTTTGCCAAAGTGATGGAGGGGCTGCACATCGGCAGCGGCGAGAAG GTCGCCATCAAAGTGATCGACAAGAAGAAGGCCAAGCAGGACTCGTACGTCCTGAAGAACATGAAGCGAGAGCCGCGGATCCACCAGATGGTGCAGCACCCTCACGTGGCCCAGCTCTATGAGACGCTGGAGACGGAGAACTCCTACTACATGGCCATGGAGCTGTGCATGGGCGGCGACCTCATGGACCGCATTTGCGAGCGCAAGCGGCTGGACGAGCGGGAGGCGCGGCGGTACACGCGGCAGGTCCTGTGCGCCGTAGAGCACCTGCATCGCCATGGCATCGTGCACAG gGATTTAAAAATCGAGAATTTCCTGCTGgatgaaaacaacaacattaAGATTGTTG ACTTTGGCCTGAGCAACACGGTGAAGGCGGAGGCCTTGGCGCTGGAGCTGCTGAACACGCAGTGCGGCAGCCCGGCCTATGCCGCCCCCGAGCTTCTGGCACACAGGAAGTACGGGCACAAGGTGGACGTGTGGTCAGT GGGCGTCAGCACATTCGCCATGCTCACCGGTACCCTCCCCTTCACCGTGGAGCCCTTCAACATCAAGCAGCTGCACCAGAAGATGGTCAGCGGTGACATCGGCACCTTCCCCACCGACATCAGCAAAG CGGCTGTTCAATTCGTGCTGACTCTCCTGGAGCCGGACCCGGACAAGCGACCCAGCGTCAAAGAGGCCATGCAGGAAAGATGGCTACAGGCGGGTTACGGCAGGAGACCCCTCAACGCGGCGCTCTACAAAAACAG ACTCCAGCCAGATGAACTGAACCCAACTGTGCTGAACTACATGACCGAGTGCCTGGGGTACAGTCTCTCTGATGTCATGCACACGCTGGTCAACAACCGGCCCTCCGCCATCATGGCGACCTACTGCCTGCTGGTGAAGAAGCTGGCGCGGCGTCAGAAAGGTGTGAAATCCAAG AAAGATGCTCCATCTGAGAAGAACAAGCAATCCGGCAGGTCCCGAAGAGCAGAGCAGAACAGGAGCAGTGAGACAGTGTCGCAGAACCCCAGAAAACGGACCAACAACTCAGCAAAGGAGGACGCAGAAAGCCATGAAAGCAGTGGCCCTTTGCTACCCCTGGTTTGTCCTTCAGGGGGTGCCATCACAGATAATGAGATCGCCATTACGCTGGAAAACAAAGAGTCTTTCCTTCCTGAGG TTTCGCCATTTGCCGAGAAAGAGCTTGTCTGCCAGAGGTCTCCACAAGCCTTTGTCCAAGAGGCGAACAACTCGAGGCTGCGAGAGACGTCTCCCTGCGACGCACTGGCCAGTGGCGACCTGGGAAGGGACGTCAACTGCAATGTCAAGCCACAGAAAACCCAAGAGCTCTCCCAAGACAACCCAGTGGACCCATCAAACTGGCATGCCGAGGACAAGTTGGAGAAACTGCAGACCTCCTACCTTGACAAAGTCACCTCTCCCAAGACGTACCAGGAGAATAAAGCCCACAACCAAATCGTGGCACACCAGGAAACACGTTTTAGGGACATCCTGCAGGCAGCGGACGAGAAAATCCCCACGGTACCTTGGCGGTACACCAGCACCACGGAGTCGCCACAAACGGCCCCCCTGCCCAAACTGCGGCACACGGCCCTTGGGGACGGCATAACCCGGAAACTGACGTGGGTGGGTGTAGCACGGCACGGCCATGGCGGGTCACCATTCCTGCTGAATGGGTCACGGCCGCCTGTGTGCCCCTCGTCACGCCAGCAGACCCTCATCATCAAGAGTCTGCGTCACTCCAAGGAGCGGGGCCGCGGCCTAGCGGGCCCAGAGGTGGCTGGCGGGGGGTGCGTCACCACCAAGTGCAACGCTGTCCAGCTGAAGAACTCACACAGGAGGGTGGACCTCAACCTCCCCGCTCTTGCACCCCCCTTCCAGGTAAAACCTGACAAGAAGCCAGAGTTGCTGAGGATGGACTtctaa